A DNA window from Lutra lutra chromosome 8, mLutLut1.2, whole genome shotgun sequence contains the following coding sequences:
- the TAS2R10 gene encoding LOW QUALITY PROTEIN: taste receptor type 2 member 10 (The sequence of the model RefSeq protein was modified relative to this genomic sequence to represent the inferred CDS: deleted 1 base in 1 codon), whose translation MISILEGLLIFIAVSEAILGVLGNGFIGLVNCVDCVKNKKFSMIGFILTGLATSRIFLILLIITDGFIKLFSPDMYYSGKLIDFISYSWIIINQSSIWFATSLSIFYFLKIANFSHHIFLWLKGRINRVLHLLMGSLFISWLFTFPQIVRIINDNRMRSGNTTWDFNMPKSTFFTKQILVNLGVILLFTLCLVTCFLLIISLWRHNRRMQMNVTGPQDPSTEAHMKAMKVLISFIFLFILYFIGIVIEIVCFSMPENRLLFIFGMTTTAIYPCSHSLILILGNSKLKRVSLRALQQCKCCEAGTRLTAHRPAWGEMDVLGE comes from the exons ATGATAAGCATACTGGAAGGCCTCCTCATTTTTATAGCAGTTAGTGAAGCAATACTGGGAGTTCTAGGGAATGGATTTATTGGACTTGTCAACTGTGTAGACTGTGTGAAGAACAAAAAGTTTTCGATGATTGGCTTTATTCTCACTGGCTTAGCTACTTCCAGAATTTTTCTGATATTGTTAATAATTACAGATGGATTTATAAAGCTATTCTCTCCAGATATGTATTACTCTGGCAAACTAATTGATTTTATTAGTTACTCATGGATAATTATCAATCAATCAAGTATCTGGTTTGCCACCAGCCtcagtattttctatttcctgaagATAGCAAATTTTTCCCACCATATTTTTCTCTGGCTGAAGGGTAGGATCAATAGGGTTCTTCACCTTCTGATGGGATCCTTGTTTATTTCATGGTTATTTACTTTTCCACAAATTGTGAGGATTATTAATGATAACAGAATGAGGAGTGGAAATACAACCTGGGACTTCAACATGCCAAAAAGTACGTTCTTTACTAAGCAGATTTTGGTCAACCTAGGAGTCATTCTTCTCTTTACACTCTGCCTGGTTACATGTTTCTTGTTAATCATTTCCCTCTGGAGACACAACAGGCGCATGCAAATGAACGTCACTGGACCCCAAGACCCCAGTACAGAAGCACACATGAAAGCAATGAaagttttaatatcttttatcTTCCTCTTCATCTTATATTTTATAGGCATTGTCATAGAGATAGTATGTTTCAGTATGCCAGAAAACAGACTACTGTTTATTTTTGGCATGACGACCACAGCCATCTATCCCTGCAGTCACTCCCTTATCCTAATTCTAGGAAACAGCAAGCTGAAGCGAGTCTCTTTGAGGGCCTTGCAGCAATGCAAGTGCTGTGAGGCCGGGACACGGCTCACAGCT CACAGACCCGCGTGGGGAGAAATGGATGTTCTAGGAGAATAA